A stretch of Clostridium formicaceticum DNA encodes these proteins:
- the larE gene encoding ATP-dependent sacrificial sulfur transferase LarE: protein MTLHDKYKKLLEYIKSLESVVIAFSGGVDSTFLLQAAKEALGDQAMALTIKAPFHLQWEIEETKELTTQLGISHVIIEHKEIPDEIQYNPSDRCYLCKKKVFQGILDFAKENNFLYVADGTNFDDTKDYRPGMKALKELNVVSPLLEVGFTKDEIRQMSKILSLPTWDKPAYACILTRIQYGQKIIEEDLRKVEKAEKYLIDLGFPVARVRLHDQLARIEVAPDRLKDLLEEKQMKKISVDFKAMGFQYVTVDLEGYRTGSQNEVLS from the coding sequence TTGACGCTACATGATAAATATAAGAAACTACTAGAATACATAAAGTCTTTAGAAAGTGTTGTGATTGCTTTTTCTGGAGGCGTGGATAGTACCTTTTTATTACAGGCAGCTAAGGAGGCCCTAGGAGATCAAGCAATGGCTCTTACCATCAAAGCGCCCTTTCATCTACAGTGGGAAATCGAAGAGACCAAAGAATTAACAACACAGCTGGGTATTTCTCATGTTATTATAGAGCACAAGGAAATTCCCGATGAGATTCAGTACAATCCCAGCGACCGGTGCTATCTTTGTAAGAAAAAGGTTTTTCAAGGAATTTTAGATTTTGCTAAAGAAAACAACTTTCTTTATGTAGCGGATGGTACAAATTTCGATGATACGAAGGATTACCGTCCAGGTATGAAGGCGCTAAAAGAGCTAAATGTGGTTAGTCCTCTTTTAGAAGTAGGTTTTACTAAGGATGAAATCCGACAGATGTCTAAAATATTAAGCCTTCCTACATGGGACAAACCTGCTTATGCATGTATCTTAACAAGAATTCAGTATGGCCAAAAAATTATAGAGGAGGATTTAAGAAAGGTGGAGAAAGCAGAAAAGTACCTAATCGATTTAGGCTTTCCTGTAGCAAGAGTTCGGCTCCATGACCAATTGGCAAGGATTGAGGTAGCTCCTGATCGACTAAAGGATTTATTAGAAGAAAAGCAAATGAAGAAAATTTCTGTAGATTTTAAAGCCATGGGCTTTCAATATGTTACTGTTGATTTAGAGGGTTATAGAACAGGAAGTCAAAATGAGGTGTTATCATAA
- the larC gene encoding nickel pincer cofactor biosynthesis protein LarC yields MKILYYDCFSGISGDMNLGAMIDLGVDEAILRRELEKLHLNEYELVVTRDERKGITGTKVDVKLLHHLPEDHHHDETSCSHNHAHHHEHHCHDNHAHHHEKKHHHHHRNLHDIEAIIHHSDLHPTVKELSLEMFRDVAVAEAKIHGKPIEEVHFHEVGAVDSIVDIVGAAICYNLLKVDKVIFSPITVGGGFVNCAHGIFPVPAPATTEILKGIPIVSGEIQKEMTTPTGAVIAKILGDKYTSNKNFSITKVGYGIGHRDNAIPNVLRVFLGEADDHLEEKAKIIECNIDDMNPELYQYVMEKLLAEGAMDVYLTPITMKKSRPAMKLSVLCSPQIVDKMISILYEETTTLGTRSYDVDKSMMGREIVTVDTPYGAVRIKLALYKNKVVKWKAEYEDCKKIAASHHIPLKAVYELVEKLYSN; encoded by the coding sequence ATGAAAATACTATACTACGATTGCTTCTCCGGTATCAGCGGAGATATGAATTTAGGTGCAATGATTGATCTTGGTGTAGATGAAGCTATTTTAAGGAGAGAACTAGAAAAGCTTCACCTAAATGAGTATGAATTGGTCGTTACCAGGGATGAAAGAAAAGGAATTACAGGTACAAAAGTAGATGTCAAATTGTTGCATCATTTGCCTGAAGACCATCATCATGACGAAACCTCTTGTTCTCATAATCATGCACATCACCATGAGCACCACTGTCATGACAACCATGCACATCACCATGAAAAAAAACATCATCATCACCATAGAAATCTTCACGACATCGAGGCTATTATTCACCATAGTGATTTACACCCTACTGTAAAGGAACTCAGTTTAGAGATGTTTAGAGATGTAGCAGTTGCAGAGGCAAAAATCCACGGTAAACCCATAGAAGAAGTGCATTTCCATGAGGTAGGTGCAGTAGATTCTATCGTAGATATCGTAGGCGCCGCTATTTGCTACAATCTTTTAAAAGTAGATAAGGTGATCTTCTCCCCTATCACGGTAGGAGGCGGATTTGTAAATTGTGCCCATGGCATATTCCCTGTTCCAGCGCCAGCTACCACAGAAATTTTAAAAGGAATCCCCATTGTCTCAGGAGAAATTCAAAAAGAGATGACTACCCCTACAGGAGCTGTAATCGCCAAGATATTGGGGGATAAATATACTTCTAATAAAAATTTCTCTATTACAAAAGTAGGTTATGGTATAGGCCACAGAGACAATGCTATTCCCAATGTACTACGGGTATTTTTAGGAGAAGCAGATGATCATCTGGAAGAAAAAGCAAAAATAATAGAGTGTAATATTGACGATATGAACCCCGAACTTTACCAATATGTGATGGAGAAACTCCTAGCTGAAGGTGCCATGGATGTTTACCTTACCCCTATTACTATGAAAAAAAGCAGACCAGCTATGAAGCTTAGTGTTTTGTGTAGTCCTCAAATCGTTGATAAGATGATTTCTATCCTATATGAGGAGACCACAACCCTAGGCACCCGCAGTTATGATGTGGATAAAAGCATGATGGGTAGAGAAATTGTCACGGTAGATACACCCTATGGCGCTGTTAGAATAAAATTAGCCCTTTATAAGAACAAAGTAGTAAAATGGAAGGCTGAATATGAAGACTGCAAGAAAATTGCAGCATCTCATCATATACCATTAAAAGCGGTATATGAGCTGGTAGAAAAATTATATAGTAACTAA
- a CDS encoding 2-oxoacid:acceptor oxidoreductase family protein has protein sequence MVEVRWHGRGGQGSFTVSRILGAAATLYGNKYALAFPSFGPERRGAPVLAFTKIDEEKIIDRTEVKSCDYAVVLDETLVNKQILATIKPNGKVIINTNHPERYADWQGVEVVTIDATSLALEILGKPITNTAMLGALLGATEIISLEAAIKGVETGLPVKIVNKNVVLLKKAYEAVKGVSYE, from the coding sequence ATGGTAGAAGTGAGATGGCACGGCAGAGGTGGTCAGGGAAGCTTTACTGTATCGAGAATACTAGGGGCTGCAGCAACTTTATATGGAAATAAATATGCATTGGCCTTCCCCTCCTTTGGTCCCGAGAGAAGAGGAGCACCAGTTTTAGCTTTTACGAAAATTGATGAGGAGAAAATCATAGATCGTACTGAGGTAAAATCCTGTGATTATGCTGTTGTATTGGATGAGACCCTTGTAAACAAACAGATTTTAGCAACGATAAAACCCAATGGTAAAGTGATTATCAACACCAACCATCCAGAAAGGTATGCTGATTGGCAAGGGGTGGAAGTAGTAACGATAGACGCTACATCTCTTGCCCTGGAGATATTGGGGAAACCCATTACCAATACAGCTATGTTGGGAGCGCTTTTAGGGGCAACAGAAATCATCTCTTTAGAGGCTGCCATCAAAGGTGTGGAGACAGGGTTACCTGTCAAAATTGTCAATAAAAATGTTGTATTACTAAAGAAAGCCTATGAAGCAGTGAAAGGGGTGTCCTATGAGTAG
- a CDS encoding phenylacetate--CoA ligase family protein, with protein MGYRQFWNKEIETLSREELEAYQVDQLSQHLLLAYNQSAYYKEAFDQAGVKPSDFKELSDIRKFPFTNKQIERERQGLKPFLGDMTAVEEEEVVFVSASSGSTGVPTLSPFTRQDFEEFQDVQSRLFWAAGMRPTDRYVHALNFTLFVGGPDVIGAQNLGALCLWAGAIPSDRLLFILKEFQPTMIWTTPSYAWYLGETARKQGIDPAKDLAIKRIIVAGEAGGSIDATRTAIEELWGAEVYDFYGISDIFGACAGACEARDGLHIAEDHILVEVLNPETLEPVEEGERGELVLTTLRKTARPMIRFRTGDIVTYTKEPCTCGRTHGRVNITGRLDDMFIVSGVNVFPSDVEFVIRNIPELTGEYRITVFTENFTTKYKVEVEKLATSDIDEAALIAKVQDSIKTRLGVRPKEVVLLKEGELPRATHKAKRLIDLRNN; from the coding sequence ATGGGTTACAGACAATTTTGGAACAAAGAAATCGAAACACTTTCTAGAGAAGAGTTAGAGGCTTATCAAGTAGATCAGCTTTCTCAACATCTACTACTGGCCTATAACCAATCTGCATATTATAAAGAAGCTTTTGATCAGGCTGGGGTAAAACCCTCGGATTTTAAAGAGCTTTCGGATATTAGAAAATTTCCTTTTACCAATAAACAAATAGAGCGGGAACGACAAGGTTTAAAACCTTTTCTAGGGGATATGACGGCAGTAGAGGAGGAGGAGGTTGTGTTTGTTTCTGCCTCCAGTGGCTCTACGGGAGTGCCTACGCTAAGCCCTTTTACCCGTCAGGATTTTGAGGAGTTTCAGGATGTGCAGAGCAGATTGTTTTGGGCAGCAGGCATGCGACCAACTGATAGATACGTTCACGCATTAAACTTTACTTTGTTTGTAGGCGGGCCAGATGTCATTGGGGCACAAAACCTTGGGGCATTGTGTTTATGGGCAGGGGCGATTCCCTCTGATCGTCTGCTATTTATCCTAAAAGAGTTTCAACCTACCATGATTTGGACTACACCCTCCTATGCATGGTATTTAGGAGAAACCGCCCGTAAGCAGGGGATTGACCCTGCCAAAGACCTTGCTATCAAAAGAATTATTGTGGCAGGTGAAGCAGGAGGGTCGATTGATGCTACAAGAACTGCTATTGAAGAATTATGGGGCGCGGAGGTTTATGATTTTTACGGAATCTCAGATATATTTGGTGCATGTGCCGGTGCTTGTGAAGCAAGAGACGGTCTGCACATTGCCGAGGACCATATCTTGGTGGAGGTATTAAATCCCGAAACCTTAGAGCCTGTAGAGGAGGGTGAAAGAGGAGAGTTGGTTTTGACTACCCTGCGTAAGACAGCAAGACCTATGATAAGATTCCGCACAGGAGATATTGTCACCTATACAAAAGAACCTTGTACATGCGGCAGAACCCACGGGAGAGTCAATATTACGGGACGATTAGATGATATGTTTATTGTCTCCGGGGTGAATGTATTTCCTAGTGACGTTGAATTTGTGATAAGAAATATTCCAGAGCTTACTGGGGAATATCGTATTACTGTATTTACAGAGAACTTTACAACCAAGTATAAGGTGGAGGTAGAGAAATTAGCTACTTCAGATATAGATGAAGCAGCTTTGATTGCAAAGGTACAGGACAGCATAAAAACCCGATTGGGTGTTAGACCTAAGGAGGTTGTTCTTTTAAAAGAAGGGGAACTACCAAGAGCTACCCATAAGGCAAAGCGATTAATTGATTTGAGAAATAACTAA
- a CDS encoding MetQ/NlpA family ABC transporter substrate-binding protein, with amino-acid sequence MKHRVKVLFLVVAILAVIFTGCQKVDSAEVSEKLVIGVAPGPYGDMFKRAIQPQLEERGYVVEVKEFSDYVLPNQALANKEITANMFQHAVYLEKFSQDHNLELSSVINIPTAAVGLYSNRIKSLDDLEEGSVVTIANDPTNLARALRLLEAAGLVTISENMDPTTASEKDIVENPKNLQITPVEAAQLPRTLESSDLAAINGNFAIAAGIDLSTAIVMETLEEPYKNLIAVRTEDLDKEFVKDMKEIVQSEAFREAINNPNDIFNSFQKPDWFE; translated from the coding sequence ATGAAACACAGAGTAAAGGTATTGTTTTTAGTTGTAGCAATTTTAGCAGTGATATTTACAGGATGTCAAAAGGTAGATAGTGCAGAAGTGAGTGAAAAGTTGGTTATCGGTGTAGCTCCAGGGCCCTATGGTGATATGTTTAAAAGAGCGATTCAACCACAGTTAGAAGAAAGAGGTTATGTTGTAGAAGTAAAAGAGTTTAGTGACTATGTACTACCAAATCAGGCACTTGCAAATAAAGAGATTACTGCCAACATGTTTCAGCATGCTGTATACTTAGAAAAATTTTCTCAGGATCATAATTTGGAATTGTCATCAGTAATCAATATTCCTACAGCAGCAGTAGGCTTGTATTCTAATAGAATAAAATCTTTAGATGACTTAGAGGAAGGCAGTGTTGTAACGATTGCTAATGATCCCACCAACTTAGCCCGAGCCTTGAGACTTTTAGAGGCAGCAGGTTTAGTAACCATCAGTGAGAATATGGACCCCACAACTGCCTCTGAAAAAGATATCGTTGAAAACCCAAAGAACTTACAGATTACTCCAGTAGAGGCGGCACAATTACCTAGAACCTTAGAGAGCTCAGATTTAGCTGCCATCAATGGTAACTTTGCAATTGCTGCAGGAATCGACCTTTCCACCGCGATTGTTATGGAAACATTGGAGGAACCTTACAAAAACTTAATTGCTGTAAGAACAGAAGATTTAGATAAAGAATTTGTAAAGGATATGAAAGAAATTGTACAATCAGAAGCCTTCAGAGAGGCCATTAATAATCCAAACGATATATTTAATAGTTTTCAAAAACCTGATTGGTTTGAATAG
- the larB gene encoding nickel pincer cofactor biosynthesis protein LarB gives MNAKTIENLLLDVKENKLPVEEALSILKQLPYQDLGFAKIDHHRELRQGYPEVIYCSGKTVEQVVDIVGVMFHKGSNILGTRATEEMYLAVKEKFPMVEYNKMAKIITLLQKKIQISDSYIVVATGGTSDIPIAEEAAMTAEVFGNKVERIYDVGVAGIHRLFSKLDIIREAKVVIAVAGMEGALASVVGGLVDKPVIAVPTSIGYGANFGGLAALLSMLNSCSSGTAVVNIDNGFGAGYMASMINKL, from the coding sequence ATGAATGCAAAAACGATAGAAAATTTATTATTAGATGTGAAAGAAAATAAACTTCCAGTGGAAGAAGCTCTTTCCATATTGAAACAATTACCCTATCAAGACTTAGGTTTTGCAAAAATAGATCATCATAGAGAGTTGCGTCAAGGTTATCCAGAGGTAATTTACTGCAGTGGTAAAACCGTTGAACAGGTTGTAGACATTGTAGGTGTGATGTTTCATAAAGGCAGCAATATTTTAGGTACAAGAGCCACTGAAGAAATGTATTTAGCTGTAAAAGAAAAATTTCCCATGGTGGAATATAATAAAATGGCTAAAATCATTACTCTTTTGCAAAAAAAAATTCAAATAAGTGATAGTTATATTGTGGTTGCTACTGGAGGTACTTCTGATATTCCTATTGCAGAGGAAGCTGCTATGACCGCAGAAGTTTTTGGCAACAAAGTGGAACGAATTTATGACGTAGGTGTAGCTGGAATTCATCGGTTATTTTCTAAATTAGATATCATTAGGGAAGCTAAGGTTGTCATTGCTGTAGCCGGCATGGAGGGAGCTTTAGCCAGTGTTGTTGGCGGACTTGTTGACAAACCAGTGATTGCTGTGCCTACTAGCATAGGCTATGGCGCAAATTTCGGCGGTTTAGCAGCCCTTCTGTCTATGTTAAATAGCTGCTCCAGTGGTACTGCCGTGGTCAATATCGATAATGGTTTTGGCGCTGGCTATATGGCTAGTATGATCAACAAATTATAG
- a CDS encoding pyridoxal phosphate-dependent aminotransferase: protein MPEISSRLAGFTESIIRRMTRIANQYGAVNLSQGFPDFEPPVEIQEALEKVAKEGPHQYAVTWGAPNFREALAKKQSKYMGIPIDPNSEIVVTCGSTEAMMVAMMTVCNPGDKVIVFSPFYENYGADTILCGAEPIYVPLYPPTFHFDIEELRRAFQQKPKALILCNPSNPTGKVFTLEELQVIAQLAEEYDTFVITDEVYEHIVFEPYKHIYFASLPGMFKRTISCSSLSKTYSITGWRLGYVIAPAEIIDPARKVHDFLTVGAAAPLQEAAVVGLEFNDLYYEELQETYRKKRDLFLKGLDEIGLIYTVPQGAYYVLVDISEFEAPNDVEFCEWLAKEVGVAAVPGSSFFREDVNHLIRFHFAKQEETLKEALKRLAKLREKVEEGVTW, encoded by the coding sequence ATGCCAGAAATAAGTAGTCGATTAGCGGGGTTTACAGAATCAATCATTAGACGTATGACAAGAATTGCCAACCAATACGGTGCGGTGAATTTATCTCAGGGATTTCCTGATTTTGAGCCGCCTGTAGAGATACAAGAAGCTCTGGAGAAAGTGGCCAAGGAAGGACCGCATCAATATGCCGTTACCTGGGGGGCACCAAACTTCAGAGAAGCCTTGGCGAAGAAACAGTCAAAGTATATGGGAATTCCTATTGATCCAAATTCAGAGATCGTCGTTACCTGTGGTAGTACAGAAGCCATGATGGTAGCCATGATGACGGTTTGTAATCCAGGAGATAAGGTGATTGTATTTTCTCCTTTTTATGAGAATTATGGGGCAGATACTATTTTATGCGGTGCAGAGCCTATCTATGTACCACTATATCCTCCAACCTTTCACTTTGATATAGAAGAATTGAGAAGGGCTTTTCAACAAAAACCAAAGGCATTAATTCTTTGTAATCCCTCTAATCCTACCGGGAAAGTATTTACCCTAGAGGAGCTACAGGTGATTGCCCAGTTGGCGGAGGAGTATGATACCTTTGTGATCACGGATGAAGTTTATGAGCATATAGTATTTGAACCCTATAAGCACATTTACTTTGCTTCCCTGCCAGGTATGTTTAAACGTACGATTTCTTGTAGTTCTTTATCTAAGACCTACTCTATCACTGGATGGCGACTGGGTTATGTGATTGCTCCAGCGGAGATTATTGACCCTGCCCGTAAGGTACATGACTTTCTAACAGTGGGGGCTGCAGCACCATTACAGGAGGCAGCTGTTGTAGGTTTGGAGTTTAATGATTTATATTACGAGGAGCTACAGGAAACCTATAGAAAAAAACGTGATCTCTTCCTCAAGGGATTAGATGAAATTGGACTTATTTATACTGTTCCCCAAGGAGCTTATTATGTATTAGTAGATATTTCAGAGTTTGAGGCTCCCAATGATGTAGAATTCTGTGAGTGGCTGGCAAAGGAAGTAGGGGTGGCGGCTGTACCGGGTTCCAGTTTCTTTAGAGAAGATGTGAATCATTTGATACGCTTCCATTTTGCAAAGCAAGAAGAAACTTTAAAAGAGGCATTAAAACGCCTAGCAAAACTTCGTGAAAAAGTGGAGGAGGGAGTTACATGGTAG
- a CDS encoding nitroreductase family protein yields the protein MKFTNLVEEMKTVRDFKKEAVDKSLIQKVIEAGNRIKGIVEDAKVSIMFIENGKEAYKMLSGKAGYYGKMMEAPHYMAIVTEAYPYAVENSGYIMEWMRLKAWELGLGTCWLNVEDGEDVKKTLGIKEAGVITSFIAIGVPYTGIFKKDTSQKPSRMSIKDLVYLEEWGNPCSIEYLDTRAMTNIFYYTKLAPSWGNKQPWRFIIDRDRVLLIMSKEQQQSMRIDSGIVMLYFQKAAEEEGITGKWELAAGEVMERKYNIPQEYVLIGYYGI from the coding sequence ATGAAGTTTACAAATTTAGTAGAAGAAATGAAAACAGTAAGAGACTTTAAAAAAGAAGCTGTGGACAAAAGCTTGATTCAAAAAGTTATAGAGGCTGGCAATAGGATAAAGGGTATTGTAGAAGATGCCAAAGTATCTATAATGTTTATTGAGAATGGTAAAGAAGCTTATAAGATGCTGTCTGGAAAAGCAGGGTATTATGGTAAAATGATGGAGGCACCACACTATATGGCGATAGTAACAGAAGCATATCCTTATGCTGTGGAAAATAGCGGATACATCATGGAGTGGATGCGCTTAAAGGCTTGGGAGCTGGGGTTGGGGACTTGTTGGCTGAATGTGGAAGATGGAGAAGATGTCAAAAAGACTTTAGGGATTAAGGAAGCAGGTGTAATTACTTCTTTTATTGCAATAGGTGTTCCTTATACGGGTATTTTTAAAAAGGATACATCTCAAAAACCTAGCAGAATGAGCATTAAGGACTTAGTATACCTTGAAGAATGGGGAAATCCTTGCAGCATTGAGTACTTAGATACCCGTGCTATGACCAATATATTTTATTATACAAAGCTAGCACCATCTTGGGGAAACAAGCAACCATGGCGTTTTATTATAGATAGAGATCGAGTACTACTCATCATGAGCAAAGAACAACAGCAAAGTATGAGAATTGATTCAGGGATTGTGATGCTCTATTTCCAAAAAGCAGCTGAAGAAGAAGGAATTACAGGTAAGTGGGAGTTGGCAGCAGGAGAAGTGATGGAAAGGAAATATAATATTCCACAGGAATATGTGCTAATCGGATATTATGGTATATAG
- a CDS encoding methionine ABC transporter permease produces the protein MQASIVTELVSNLTKAMGETFEMVGISLFAAIILGVPLGLFIYITSQGLFFESKTLNFVGGILVNVIRSVPFVILLVLLLPLTKLITGTTIGAKAASVPLSVAAVAFYARLVEASFREVDRGVIEAAIAIGAKPFMIIRHVLLTEALPSLINGVTVTAISLIGYSAMAGIVGGGGIGDLAIRFGYYRYETDVMLVTVVVLVVLVQVLQFLGDHFSKIVDKR, from the coding sequence ATGCAAGCTAGTATAGTTACAGAATTGGTATCTAATTTAACAAAAGCAATGGGAGAAACCTTCGAGATGGTGGGAATTTCTCTATTTGCCGCTATTATTCTAGGGGTTCCTCTGGGACTCTTTATCTATATTACTTCTCAAGGATTGTTTTTTGAAAGTAAAACCTTAAACTTCGTTGGAGGAATTCTTGTGAATGTTATTCGGTCAGTGCCTTTTGTCATTCTTCTGGTATTGTTACTACCATTGACGAAGTTAATTACAGGAACCACCATTGGGGCAAAGGCTGCTTCTGTTCCTCTTTCTGTGGCGGCAGTAGCATTTTATGCCCGATTGGTGGAGGCTTCCTTTCGTGAAGTAGATAGGGGTGTCATTGAAGCAGCCATTGCCATAGGGGCAAAACCCTTTATGATTATTCGACATGTGCTGTTGACGGAGGCTTTACCCTCCCTAATCAATGGGGTGACAGTCACCGCCATCAGCCTCATCGGTTACTCTGCCATGGCGGGAATCGTAGGCGGGGGCGGTATAGGAGACCTTGCTATACGATTTGGCTATTATCGTTATGAGACAGATGTTATGTTGGTAACTGTAGTTGTTTTAGTAGTATTGGTGCAGGTTTTACAATTTTTAGGGGATCATTTCTCTAAAATAGTGGACAAAAGATAG
- the ychF gene encoding redox-regulated ATPase YchF, which yields MKLGIVGLPNVGKSTLFNAITQAGAESANYPFCTIEPNVGVVAVPDDRLKFLTDLYQSEKTIPAAIEFYDIAGLVRGASKGEGLGNKFLSHIREVASILQVVRCFEDSNITHVEGSVNPLRDIETINLELIFSDLEMVEKRLQKSEKLAKGDKSLLAEVDLLKRIHSALEEGLSARSLEYDEKELEILKTFNLLSMKPIIYIANVAENEVANEGADNPYVQQLKAFAKTEGAEVVVICAKIEAEISELEEEEKAMFLEELGLNQSGLDRLVQASYSLLGLISYLTAGPKEVRAWTIKKGTKAPQAAGKIHSDFERGFIRAEVVAFDALVSCGTYTAAKEKGLVRLEGKEYVVQDGDVILFRFNV from the coding sequence ATGAAACTAGGCATTGTGGGTCTACCTAATGTTGGAAAAAGTACATTGTTTAATGCAATTACTCAAGCAGGAGCAGAGTCTGCTAACTATCCCTTTTGTACGATAGAGCCTAATGTAGGGGTAGTTGCGGTTCCTGATGATAGACTGAAATTTTTAACAGATTTATATCAATCTGAAAAGACAATTCCAGCAGCAATTGAGTTTTATGATATTGCAGGATTGGTACGGGGCGCAAGTAAGGGAGAAGGTTTGGGTAATAAATTTCTCTCTCACATTCGTGAGGTAGCATCTATTCTTCAAGTAGTTCGATGCTTTGAAGATTCCAATATTACCCATGTAGAGGGAAGCGTTAATCCCCTAAGAGACATCGAAACCATCAATTTAGAATTAATTTTCTCAGACCTTGAAATGGTAGAAAAAAGACTTCAAAAGTCTGAAAAACTAGCTAAAGGAGATAAAAGCTTATTAGCCGAAGTAGATTTACTTAAAAGAATTCATAGCGCGCTTGAAGAAGGTTTATCTGCCCGTAGCTTAGAATATGATGAAAAAGAGCTAGAAATCTTAAAAACCTTTAATCTTTTGTCTATGAAACCTATTATTTATATCGCCAATGTAGCAGAGAATGAAGTGGCTAATGAAGGTGCTGACAATCCTTATGTTCAGCAATTAAAAGCGTTTGCTAAAACAGAAGGTGCAGAAGTTGTTGTGATCTGTGCAAAAATCGAAGCGGAAATTTCAGAGTTGGAGGAAGAGGAAAAAGCTATGTTCTTAGAAGAATTGGGGCTAAATCAGTCTGGCCTTGACCGTTTAGTACAGGCTTCTTACTCACTCCTAGGACTCATCAGTTATCTGACAGCCGGGCCAAAGGAAGTAAGGGCTTGGACTATTAAAAAAGGCACAAAAGCTCCACAGGCGGCTGGGAAAATTCACTCTGACTTCGAAAGAGGTTTCATTCGCGCTGAAGTTGTTGCCTTCGACGCCCTTGTAAGCTGTGGTACCTATACCGCTGCAAAGGAAAAGGGTCTTGTTCGACTAGAGGGTAAGGAATATGTAGTGCAGGATGGAGATGTTATTTTATTTAGATTTAATGTGTAA
- a CDS encoding methionine ABC transporter ATP-binding protein, translating to MISLENISVTFKAANQVVGAVREASLTIEKGEIFGIVGSSGAGKSTLLRTINLLEKPTSGAVVIDGTDITDFTGEELRKTRLKIGMIFQHFNLIRGKTVFDNIAFAMKAAEKSKEEIKDRVEKLLKIVGLSDKRDVYPSKLSGGQKQRVGIARALANEPQILLCDEPTSALDLETTKSILQLLKEINRNLGITIVLITHEMDVVKNICDRVAVMRKGEVVEIGSVYDVFATPKHAFTKKLVEHTFNLELPREIFKALKGKIMKIVYRGNSALEPILSQAAKKFDLDLNILHGKIEYIGNQSIGVLVVAFNGAAGDIEQGLDYIRENTDVTEVSYAS from the coding sequence TTGATCAGTCTTGAGAATATTTCGGTGACATTTAAAGCAGCAAATCAAGTAGTTGGCGCTGTAAGAGAAGCTTCTCTCACGATAGAAAAAGGAGAAATCTTTGGGATTGTTGGTTCTAGTGGAGCAGGTAAAAGTACACTGCTCCGTACCATCAACCTCCTAGAAAAACCAACCTCCGGTGCTGTGGTGATAGATGGGACAGATATTACGGATTTCACAGGGGAAGAGCTTAGAAAAACAAGGTTAAAAATAGGTATGATTTTTCAACATTTCAATTTAATCCGTGGTAAAACAGTGTTTGATAATATTGCCTTTGCTATGAAGGCGGCTGAAAAGTCAAAAGAAGAAATAAAAGATAGAGTAGAGAAGCTTTTGAAGATCGTAGGCTTATCTGATAAAAGAGATGTTTACCCTTCTAAGCTAAGTGGAGGACAAAAACAAAGAGTTGGCATTGCTAGAGCTCTTGCCAATGAACCACAAATTCTTTTATGTGATGAACCTACATCTGCACTGGATTTGGAAACAACAAAGTCTATCCTGCAATTGCTCAAGGAAATCAACAGAAATTTAGGTATTACCATCGTACTTATTACCCATGAGATGGATGTGGTGAAAAATATCTGTGATCGTGTTGCTGTGATGAGAAAGGGTGAAGTGGTGGAGATAGGTAGTGTTTATGATGTGTTTGCCACACCAAAACATGCGTTTACTAAAAAACTGGTGGAACATACCTTTAACTTAGAATTACCACGGGAAATCTTTAAAGCGCTAAAGGGGAAGATCATGAAAATTGTCTACAGAGGCAATTCTGCACTAGAACCTATTCTTTCTCAAGCAGCAAAGAAATTTGATTTAGATTTAAATATTCTCCACGGAAAAATTGAGTATATAGGAAATCAATCTATAGGCGTTTTGGTAGTAGCCTTTAATGGTGCAGCAGGAGATATAGAGCAAGGACTAGATTATATAAGAGAAAATACAGATGTAACGGAGGTGTCCTATGCAAGCTAG